From the genome of Leptospira langatensis:
TCGGTGATGATGCTCTTTTCCTCGTCCACTTCTCCGAGCTTGATCTCTTTTAGAAGGAACTCACGTTGTTCGGTTTCCAAGAACACATAATTTTTTCCTTCGACAGATAGAACGGATATAGATGGAAGTATGATGTTTTTATAATTTACCTTTTCTTTAACTCTCAGTAGAAATCTTTCTCCGACCTTGAATCTTTCGCCTAAATTTCGGAATTTGATCTTCACTTTTAGGTTCCGGGAGATAGGATCCACTTCCTTTGTATTTAGGTTTGCCTGGCCTTCGAAGAGTTCATTGGAAGAGAGTAGGGGTCGGATATCGAAATGTTCGGACTCTTTTAGTTTGCCTACTGAGGATTCAGGGATATCCGACTCTATCCAGGCCATTCCTCGATCTATTTTTATTAGTTCAGCGGGATGATCTACATTAACGAAGTTTCCTCGCTTACTCACTTCCATTACTTTGATCAATTCTAGTCCAGGATCGTCTTGCCGGAATCGGATCCTAGTTCCGTCCTCGGAAACATGGGGAGGTTGGAGGTCGGGAAGATCCGAACCTTTTTTTTGGGTCAGTAAGAACCCGGCAGTGCAAAGAGACAAGGCTGCCGCTAGGATCACTAGGATCCGTATTCGATTTGTATAAGATAAAAACATCAGGTACTACACCCTGCCTCACAGTTTTGAGGAATTATAGTTCGAGATCGGTTTTCGAAATATGTGCAGGAATATACGAGATCATTAGAATTTTATCGAATTCTAATAGATGTAGCTTCGCTCATCATATGCTCATGCTTTTATTACGGTCGTTAGACCGAAGGGCCTGGGCAAAGCCTCTCGTAATACTTCCGATTTACTAAGATCGTAAAACTCGATCGATCCGTTGCCAGCTCTCGCGGACAGGATACGTCTGCGAAATAGGCTGTACTATCGTTTCAGTGGTAATTAGGCTAAGATTGGGGGAGGTAGATTGAGTAATAGGACGGAGATCCGCTTTGAGTAGAAATATTCATCCCAAGTAAAGGTAACAGAATAGAAAGAAGTTTTGAACTCCTCTAACTCTTCGAAATTCTGGATATGAAAATCAAGGAAGTCGAATCTTTGACGAAAGGAACGTGCATCAATGGAATTATCGTGAGAAGCATCAAAGTCGATAGCTTCGATAGATTGAGTCAAACCAGACGATAAAACGTCTATATCGGCGACTCCATCCTGTTCTGTCGGCAATATGATAATCGCCAATAGAAGCGCAACGACGCATTTATGTAAGAAATTCCCAAACACTGATCTCCAGATAATATAGAACTTAGCATGACGCAAGATTTTTTTCAAAAATGGGAACTTTCTATAGAAATTTAGATCGATCTTCTTTGCAATTCAGCCTTCCGATGTATTTCTATGATGAGAATGATCTAGAAAAGAATGCTACAAGGGATAAATTGCTTTTATTATGCACTTTAAATCGACAGGGAAGAAATCTGCTGTCGATTTAAAAACTACATTGTTGAAGAAATAGTAAATAGTGATCGGAAATGCGCTCGGATCAAAAAGAAACAATTCGTTCCGAGCTGCTTTCATCATTCTACTTAACGTACCGCTTTCATGTGAGCGACTAATTGATCCAATGCTTTTCCCCAGCCATCGTGGAATCCCATGTCCTCATGTTTCTTCCGAGCCTCTTCATCCTTATGTCTGGCCAATACTTTATACAGAGTTCCTTGCTTATGGTCTTCTAACGTAAGTACTGCAGTAAAGAATCCGCCTGGAGAAGGTTTATAGCCTGGCTCTAGCATATCCGTAAAGATCAGTTTTTCGTTCTTAACGATCTCCAAGTAGCAGCCCATGTTCGGGAACTCTTCTCCTTCCGGAGAACGCATAGTGGTACGAAAGATACCGCCCGGTGTCAGATCGATCTCGCAATCGATCGTTTGCCAAGGAGCCGGGGTGAACCACTTCAGGATATGTGCGGGAGTGGTCCAGGCAGCCCAGACCAGATCCCTTGGAACGTCTACGATCCTTTCGAAGGTCAGGTCTCTCTTCGCATCCGGTTGGTAATAATTAATTACTGTCATTTTGTTTCTCCTTTAGATCCAGTAAGTATGTATCAAGCTGATTGAGTCGTTTCTCCCAAGTCGCTCTTTGCTTCGCAAACCATAGTTCTCCCAATTCCAGTTGCTTATAGGTAAGCCGATAGGTCCTGATCCGACCCACTTTTTGAGAGCTAACAAGTACAGAGTCTTCCAACACATGTAAATGCTGCATTAGGGAAGGAAGAGCCATATCGAAAGGCTCAGCTAATTCCCCCACTGTGGCGGGACCCAGGCTGAGACGCTCCAAAACGGATCGCCTGGTCGGATCTGCCAATGCATGGAAGAGGTTGTCCAATGTAGAAGTTTGGTTAGGCATTTACCTAAGTATAGCACAGGAATTTAGTTAGGTAAATACCTAAGTTTATAAAAAGTGCAAAAACTCCGGATTTTTTTTCTGAGGATTGTCCAATTCCCCGGATCTCGGTCCTTATCCGGTTGAGATCGCAAATCGCGATCAGG
Proteins encoded in this window:
- a CDS encoding efflux RND transporter periplasmic adaptor subunit, yielding MFLSYTNRIRILVILAAALSLCTAGFLLTQKKGSDLPDLQPPHVSEDGTRIRFRQDDPGLELIKVMEVSKRGNFVNVDHPAELIKIDRGMAWIESDIPESSVGKLKESEHFDIRPLLSSNELFEGQANLNTKEVDPISRNLKVKIKFRNLGERFKVGERFLLRVKEKVNYKNIILPSISVLSVEGKNYVFLETEQREFLLKEIKLGEVDEEKSIITEGLEEGDRVVSDGAILLKGLSFGF
- a CDS encoding SRPBCC family protein, with the translated sequence MTVINYYQPDAKRDLTFERIVDVPRDLVWAAWTTPAHILKWFTPAPWQTIDCEIDLTPGGIFRTTMRSPEGEEFPNMGCYLEIVKNEKLIFTDMLEPGYKPSPGGFFTAVLTLEDHKQGTLYKVLARHKDEEARKKHEDMGFHDGWGKALDQLVAHMKAVR
- a CDS encoding ArsR/SmtB family transcription factor — encoded protein: MPNQTSTLDNLFHALADPTRRSVLERLSLGPATVGELAEPFDMALPSLMQHLHVLEDSVLVSSQKVGRIRTYRLTYKQLELGELWFAKQRATWEKRLNQLDTYLLDLKEKQNDSN